The proteins below are encoded in one region of Cyclopterus lumpus isolate fCycLum1 chromosome 8, fCycLum1.pri, whole genome shotgun sequence:
- the tefb gene encoding TEF transcription factor, PAR bZIP family member b isoform X4 has translation MSGKAAATVALQPGDKVDPTAPQKSFPFVLKKIMDIPPPNILEEGDDGKNETAKEIEKEKLCSSEHGEGGGAGAASAGAGSRGGGGGGGGVSASLTPAIWDKTIPYDGETFHLEYMDLDEFLLENGIPVTLEEEELQKTLASAGFKGKFFPKVTPIVSTTTITTTADAAVTPDHALASPPSIPATSMVTSDPEEAVTVTTLQPAKLEEEEEEENDDDDEEEDDEEEEEEKESLSVEATAEVEEKKTDRNTPSPIDPEAIEVDINFQPDPTDLVLSSVPGGELFNPRKHKFSDEELKPQPMIKKAKKVFVPDEQKDDKYWSRRKKNNVAAKRSRDARRLKENQITVRASFLERENAALRQQVAEMRKDCGRCKNVLSRYEANSRVELRCCFQRDTGVFDAHWQAVRHDGRVVPGRPVESAWLLHSGEKGTIVDTPRGQTHGKSVLKGSWLTHGRAGEELMKARERSRRQIHTGTSSSPGNISEALWPAE, from the exons ATGTCTGGCAAAGCCGCGGCGACAGTGGCGCTTCAGCCCGGCGATAAGGTCGATCCCACGGCTCCGCAGAAgtcctttccttttgttttgaagaaaaTCATGGACATCCCCCCTCCAAACATCCTGGAGGAAGGAGACGACGGTAAGAACGAAACGGCAAAAG AAATCGAGAAAGAGAAGCTGTGCTCCTCTGAgcatggggaggggggcggggctggaGCAGCCAGTGCTGGTGCAGgttcaagaggaggaggaggaggtggtggaggggtATCAGCCTCCTTAACCCCAGCCATTTGGGACAAGACCATTCCCTACGATGGGGAGACCTTCCACTTGGAGTACATGGACCTGGATGAGTTCCTCCTGGAGAATGGGATCCCTGTgaccctggaggaggaggagctacaGAAGACTCTGGCCTCAGCGGGATTCAAAGGCAAATTTTTCCCCAAGGTTACTCCTATAGTGTCTAcaactactattactactactgctgatgctgctgtcaCCCCTGACCACGCCTTAGCATCACCTCCGTCAATCCCTGCCACCTCTATGGTCACCTCTGATCCAGAGGAAGCGGTGACAGTCACTACGTTACAACCAGCTaagctagaggaggaggaggaggaggaaaatgatgatgatgatgaagaggaagatgatgaagaagaagaagaagaaaaggaatcTTTGTCTGTGGAGGCAACAGCAGAAgtggaagagaagaaaacag ATCGTAACACTCCCTCCCCCATAGACCCAGAAGCCATCGAGGTGGACATTAACTTCCAGCCGGATCCCACAGACCTGGTCCTGTCCAGTGTGCCGGGGGGAGAGCTGTTCAACCCGCGCAAACACAAGTTCTCTGACGAGGAGCTGAAACCGCAGCCTATGATCAAGAAAGCCAAGAAGGTGTTTGTTCCTGATGAGCAGAAG GATGACAAGTACTGGTCcaggagaaagaagaacaacGTGGCAGCAAAGCGGTCTCGGGACGCACGGCGGCTGAAGGAGAACCAGATTACGGTGCGCGCCTCCTTCCTGGAGCGGGAGAACGCAGCGCTGCGTCAGCAAGTGGCCGAGATGCGGAAGGACTGTGGTCGCTGCAAGAACGTCCTGTCCCGATACGAGGCGAA CAGCCGTGTCGAGCTCCGCTGTTGTTTCCAACGCGATACTGGAGTTTTTGATGCACACTGGCAGGCAgtgaggcatgatgggaggGTGGTCCCAGGAAGGCCTGTGGAGAGCGCCTGGCTCCTACACTCGGGAGAGAAGGGGACGATTGTGGACACTCCCCGTGGTCAAACGCATGGAAAGTCTG TACTCAAAGGGAGCTGGTTAACTCACGGCAGGGCGGGAGAGGAACTGATGAAGGCACGAGAAAGGAGCAGAAGGCAGATTCACACTGGTACTTCCAGCTCGCCGGGGAATATAAGCGAAGCCCTTTGGCCGGCAGAGTAG
- the tefb gene encoding TEF transcription factor, PAR bZIP family member b isoform X3 yields MSTANQMIFGDRSDVPDLLKSLADSPFFFHDTEIEKEKLCSSEHGEGGGAGAASAGAGSRGGGGGGGGVSASLTPAIWDKTIPYDGETFHLEYMDLDEFLLENGIPVTLEEEELQKTLASAGFKGKFFPKVTPIVSTTTITTTADAAVTPDHALASPPSIPATSMVTSDPEEAVTVTTLQPAKLEEEEEEENDDDDEEEDDEEEEEEKESLSVEATAEVEEKKTDRNTPSPIDPEAIEVDINFQPDPTDLVLSSVPGGELFNPRKHKFSDEELKPQPMIKKAKKVFVPDEQKDDKYWSRRKKNNVAAKRSRDARRLKENQITVRASFLERENAALRQQVAEMRKDCGRCKNVLSRYEAKFQLGHKPPRESKFALLSSLTSSSRVELRCCFQRDTGVFDAHWQAVRHDGRVVPGRPVESAWLLHSGEKGTIVDTPRGQTHGKSVLKGSWLTHGRAGEELMKARERSRRQIHTGTSSSPGNISEALWPAE; encoded by the exons ATGTCAACAGCGAACCAGATGATCTTCGGAGACAGGAGCGACGTTCCTGATCTCCTCAAATCCTTGGCTGACTCACCCTTTTTCTTTCATGACACCG AAATCGAGAAAGAGAAGCTGTGCTCCTCTGAgcatggggaggggggcggggctggaGCAGCCAGTGCTGGTGCAGgttcaagaggaggaggaggaggtggtggaggggtATCAGCCTCCTTAACCCCAGCCATTTGGGACAAGACCATTCCCTACGATGGGGAGACCTTCCACTTGGAGTACATGGACCTGGATGAGTTCCTCCTGGAGAATGGGATCCCTGTgaccctggaggaggaggagctacaGAAGACTCTGGCCTCAGCGGGATTCAAAGGCAAATTTTTCCCCAAGGTTACTCCTATAGTGTCTAcaactactattactactactgctgatgctgctgtcaCCCCTGACCACGCCTTAGCATCACCTCCGTCAATCCCTGCCACCTCTATGGTCACCTCTGATCCAGAGGAAGCGGTGACAGTCACTACGTTACAACCAGCTaagctagaggaggaggaggaggaggaaaatgatgatgatgatgaagaggaagatgatgaagaagaagaagaagaaaaggaatcTTTGTCTGTGGAGGCAACAGCAGAAgtggaagagaagaaaacag ATCGTAACACTCCCTCCCCCATAGACCCAGAAGCCATCGAGGTGGACATTAACTTCCAGCCGGATCCCACAGACCTGGTCCTGTCCAGTGTGCCGGGGGGAGAGCTGTTCAACCCGCGCAAACACAAGTTCTCTGACGAGGAGCTGAAACCGCAGCCTATGATCAAGAAAGCCAAGAAGGTGTTTGTTCCTGATGAGCAGAAG GATGACAAGTACTGGTCcaggagaaagaagaacaacGTGGCAGCAAAGCGGTCTCGGGACGCACGGCGGCTGAAGGAGAACCAGATTACGGTGCGCGCCTCCTTCCTGGAGCGGGAGAACGCAGCGCTGCGTCAGCAAGTGGCCGAGATGCGGAAGGACTGTGGTCGCTGCAAGAACGTCCTGTCCCGATACGAGGCGAA ATTTCAACTCGGACACAAACCACCAAGGGAGTCTAAATTTGCACTGTTGTCTTCACTGACCTCCAGCAGCCGTGTCGAGCTCCGCTGTTGTTTCCAACGCGATACTGGAGTTTTTGATGCACACTGGCAGGCAgtgaggcatgatgggaggGTGGTCCCAGGAAGGCCTGTGGAGAGCGCCTGGCTCCTACACTCGGGAGAGAAGGGGACGATTGTGGACACTCCCCGTGGTCAAACGCATGGAAAGTCTG TACTCAAAGGGAGCTGGTTAACTCACGGCAGGGCGGGAGAGGAACTGATGAAGGCACGAGAAAGGAGCAGAAGGCAGATTCACACTGGTACTTCCAGCTCGCCGGGGAATATAAGCGAAGCCCTTTGGCCGGCAGAGTAG
- the tefb gene encoding TEF transcription factor, PAR bZIP family member b isoform X1 produces the protein MSGKAAATVALQPGDKVDPTAPQKSFPFVLKKIMDIPPPNILEEGDDGKNETAKEIEKEKLCSSEHGEGGGAGAASAGAGSRGGGGGGGGVSASLTPAIWDKTIPYDGETFHLEYMDLDEFLLENGIPVTLEEEELQKTLASAGFKGKFFPKVTPIVSTTTITTTADAAVTPDHALASPPSIPATSMVTSDPEEAVTVTTLQPAKLEEEEEEENDDDDEEEDDEEEEEEKESLSVEATAEVEEKKTDRNTPSPIDPEAIEVDINFQPDPTDLVLSSVPGGELFNPRKHKFSDEELKPQPMIKKAKKVFVPDEQKDDKYWSRRKKNNVAAKRSRDARRLKENQITVRASFLERENAALRQQVAEMRKDCGRCKNVLSRYEAKFQLGHKPPRESKFALLSSLTSSSRVELRCCFQRDTGVFDAHWQAVRHDGRVVPGRPVESAWLLHSGEKGTIVDTPRGQTHGKSVLKGSWLTHGRAGEELMKARERSRRQIHTGTSSSPGNISEALWPAE, from the exons ATGTCTGGCAAAGCCGCGGCGACAGTGGCGCTTCAGCCCGGCGATAAGGTCGATCCCACGGCTCCGCAGAAgtcctttccttttgttttgaagaaaaTCATGGACATCCCCCCTCCAAACATCCTGGAGGAAGGAGACGACGGTAAGAACGAAACGGCAAAAG AAATCGAGAAAGAGAAGCTGTGCTCCTCTGAgcatggggaggggggcggggctggaGCAGCCAGTGCTGGTGCAGgttcaagaggaggaggaggaggtggtggaggggtATCAGCCTCCTTAACCCCAGCCATTTGGGACAAGACCATTCCCTACGATGGGGAGACCTTCCACTTGGAGTACATGGACCTGGATGAGTTCCTCCTGGAGAATGGGATCCCTGTgaccctggaggaggaggagctacaGAAGACTCTGGCCTCAGCGGGATTCAAAGGCAAATTTTTCCCCAAGGTTACTCCTATAGTGTCTAcaactactattactactactgctgatgctgctgtcaCCCCTGACCACGCCTTAGCATCACCTCCGTCAATCCCTGCCACCTCTATGGTCACCTCTGATCCAGAGGAAGCGGTGACAGTCACTACGTTACAACCAGCTaagctagaggaggaggaggaggaggaaaatgatgatgatgatgaagaggaagatgatgaagaagaagaagaagaaaaggaatcTTTGTCTGTGGAGGCAACAGCAGAAgtggaagagaagaaaacag ATCGTAACACTCCCTCCCCCATAGACCCAGAAGCCATCGAGGTGGACATTAACTTCCAGCCGGATCCCACAGACCTGGTCCTGTCCAGTGTGCCGGGGGGAGAGCTGTTCAACCCGCGCAAACACAAGTTCTCTGACGAGGAGCTGAAACCGCAGCCTATGATCAAGAAAGCCAAGAAGGTGTTTGTTCCTGATGAGCAGAAG GATGACAAGTACTGGTCcaggagaaagaagaacaacGTGGCAGCAAAGCGGTCTCGGGACGCACGGCGGCTGAAGGAGAACCAGATTACGGTGCGCGCCTCCTTCCTGGAGCGGGAGAACGCAGCGCTGCGTCAGCAAGTGGCCGAGATGCGGAAGGACTGTGGTCGCTGCAAGAACGTCCTGTCCCGATACGAGGCGAA ATTTCAACTCGGACACAAACCACCAAGGGAGTCTAAATTTGCACTGTTGTCTTCACTGACCTCCAGCAGCCGTGTCGAGCTCCGCTGTTGTTTCCAACGCGATACTGGAGTTTTTGATGCACACTGGCAGGCAgtgaggcatgatgggaggGTGGTCCCAGGAAGGCCTGTGGAGAGCGCCTGGCTCCTACACTCGGGAGAGAAGGGGACGATTGTGGACACTCCCCGTGGTCAAACGCATGGAAAGTCTG TACTCAAAGGGAGCTGGTTAACTCACGGCAGGGCGGGAGAGGAACTGATGAAGGCACGAGAAAGGAGCAGAAGGCAGATTCACACTGGTACTTCCAGCTCGCCGGGGAATATAAGCGAAGCCCTTTGGCCGGCAGAGTAG
- the tefb gene encoding TEF transcription factor, PAR bZIP family member b isoform X2: MSGKAAATVALQPGDKVDPTAPQKSFPFVLKKIMDIPPPNILEEGDDEIEKEKLCSSEHGEGGGAGAASAGAGSRGGGGGGGGVSASLTPAIWDKTIPYDGETFHLEYMDLDEFLLENGIPVTLEEEELQKTLASAGFKGKFFPKVTPIVSTTTITTTADAAVTPDHALASPPSIPATSMVTSDPEEAVTVTTLQPAKLEEEEEEENDDDDEEEDDEEEEEEKESLSVEATAEVEEKKTDRNTPSPIDPEAIEVDINFQPDPTDLVLSSVPGGELFNPRKHKFSDEELKPQPMIKKAKKVFVPDEQKDDKYWSRRKKNNVAAKRSRDARRLKENQITVRASFLERENAALRQQVAEMRKDCGRCKNVLSRYEAKFQLGHKPPRESKFALLSSLTSSSRVELRCCFQRDTGVFDAHWQAVRHDGRVVPGRPVESAWLLHSGEKGTIVDTPRGQTHGKSVLKGSWLTHGRAGEELMKARERSRRQIHTGTSSSPGNISEALWPAE; encoded by the exons ATGTCTGGCAAAGCCGCGGCGACAGTGGCGCTTCAGCCCGGCGATAAGGTCGATCCCACGGCTCCGCAGAAgtcctttccttttgttttgaagaaaaTCATGGACATCCCCCCTCCAAACATCCTGGAGGAAGGAGACGACG AAATCGAGAAAGAGAAGCTGTGCTCCTCTGAgcatggggaggggggcggggctggaGCAGCCAGTGCTGGTGCAGgttcaagaggaggaggaggaggtggtggaggggtATCAGCCTCCTTAACCCCAGCCATTTGGGACAAGACCATTCCCTACGATGGGGAGACCTTCCACTTGGAGTACATGGACCTGGATGAGTTCCTCCTGGAGAATGGGATCCCTGTgaccctggaggaggaggagctacaGAAGACTCTGGCCTCAGCGGGATTCAAAGGCAAATTTTTCCCCAAGGTTACTCCTATAGTGTCTAcaactactattactactactgctgatgctgctgtcaCCCCTGACCACGCCTTAGCATCACCTCCGTCAATCCCTGCCACCTCTATGGTCACCTCTGATCCAGAGGAAGCGGTGACAGTCACTACGTTACAACCAGCTaagctagaggaggaggaggaggaggaaaatgatgatgatgatgaagaggaagatgatgaagaagaagaagaagaaaaggaatcTTTGTCTGTGGAGGCAACAGCAGAAgtggaagagaagaaaacag ATCGTAACACTCCCTCCCCCATAGACCCAGAAGCCATCGAGGTGGACATTAACTTCCAGCCGGATCCCACAGACCTGGTCCTGTCCAGTGTGCCGGGGGGAGAGCTGTTCAACCCGCGCAAACACAAGTTCTCTGACGAGGAGCTGAAACCGCAGCCTATGATCAAGAAAGCCAAGAAGGTGTTTGTTCCTGATGAGCAGAAG GATGACAAGTACTGGTCcaggagaaagaagaacaacGTGGCAGCAAAGCGGTCTCGGGACGCACGGCGGCTGAAGGAGAACCAGATTACGGTGCGCGCCTCCTTCCTGGAGCGGGAGAACGCAGCGCTGCGTCAGCAAGTGGCCGAGATGCGGAAGGACTGTGGTCGCTGCAAGAACGTCCTGTCCCGATACGAGGCGAA ATTTCAACTCGGACACAAACCACCAAGGGAGTCTAAATTTGCACTGTTGTCTTCACTGACCTCCAGCAGCCGTGTCGAGCTCCGCTGTTGTTTCCAACGCGATACTGGAGTTTTTGATGCACACTGGCAGGCAgtgaggcatgatgggaggGTGGTCCCAGGAAGGCCTGTGGAGAGCGCCTGGCTCCTACACTCGGGAGAGAAGGGGACGATTGTGGACACTCCCCGTGGTCAAACGCATGGAAAGTCTG TACTCAAAGGGAGCTGGTTAACTCACGGCAGGGCGGGAGAGGAACTGATGAAGGCACGAGAAAGGAGCAGAAGGCAGATTCACACTGGTACTTCCAGCTCGCCGGGGAATATAAGCGAAGCCCTTTGGCCGGCAGAGTAG